CGATTCATCGAGTGCAGAAATGTTTAGACAGTCAGTTGGAGATGAACTCGGTAATAATTTCTTATTTCCTTCTTTTCTAACAGACGAAGGAAAATATACAAAGCTCAATCAAAGCGTTCTAAAAGTAATTGGCGATACAAAATATTTTGGGAAGATAGAATTCATTGAATATGAAAATCTTTTTTTATTCAATTACTACGAAAAAAATCATGAAGCTAGTTTAACTAATTGGTTGTGTATTTTTGACTTGCAATCACAAACAGTTTTATTGAAAGAAATACTCAATTCTTCGTCACCGGCTCCGGTTCCAGATTCTTTCTTTATTCATGGTGATTTAGTATACTTCGTAAAAGATAAAAAAGAGTTAGTAGCATATTTGCTACAGAAATGAGAGGTTAAGCATGAACTTTTCTAAAGAAGAAAAAAAGTTATTGTTACAAATCGCTCGTGACTCAATTTCGGAAGGATTGAGAAAAGGAGGGGGCGTTAATTTCAGCTTAGAACTCCCTCCTCATTTAAAAGAAAAATATGGAGTGTTTGTAACACTCACTCTTGACGATGAACTCAGAGGCTGCATTGGATATATTCTTGGATTTTCACCTTTGTTCGAGCAGGTTTATGATGCTGCAAAAAAAGCTGCATTTGAAGATCCCCGATTTGCACCATTAAGTGCAGAAGAATTGGATTTCATTGATATTGAAATTTCTGTTCTTTCAGTTCCTAAAAGGATAAAATCTATCGATGAAATTAAAATTGGCAAACATGGTCTGATCATTGAAAAAGATACACATCACGGTTTGCTTCTTCCCCAAGTCGCTGTAAAATATAATTGGAATAGTGAAGAGTTTCTCGATCACACTTGTCAGAAAGCAGGTCTAAGGAAACACGATTGGAAATCACCTCAGACAAAAATTGAAATTTTCTCTGCAACTATTTTCTCTGAGAAAGAAGTTTTAAGGAGCAAGTGAAATGACCACTATGGAAGTTCGTGAGCCAGCAGTAAGTGGAATGTTTTATGAGAGAGATCCAAAAAAACTCAAAGCTGAAATCGAAGGTTTTATTGCTGAGGCAAAACCATCAAAGATCGATGGAGAGATCATTGGAATGGTTTCACCCCACGCGGGATATTTTTATTCAGGTAAAACTGCAGCTTACGGGTACAGCCATTTATTGAAGCAAGAGTATGAGACCGTAGTGGTAATCTCGCCGAGTCATTATGAATATTTTGATGGCGCTTCAATATTTGATGGGCATGCGTACTTAACACCCTTTGGCTTAGTCGAAATTGATAGTAAACTACGTGAGACACTTTCGGAAAGTAAAAGTCTTATACAAATTTCAAAAAAAGGGCATGGACGTGAACATGCTCTCGAGGTGCAACTTCCTTTTTTACAAAGCACTCTGAAAAAGTTCAAACTCCTTCCAATCGTGATAGGAAATCAAAGTGAGGAAGTGTGCAATTCTCTTGCAGAGATCCTCGCCGAGGAAACTCATGGAAGAAAAATACTTTTCGTTGCAAGTTCTGATCTTTCTCATTATCACTCACACGAATTAGCTGATTCGCTTGATTCAAGGATTCACACTCATATTGAAAACTTTGATTCCGAATCACTAATGACTGATTTTGAGAATCAAAAAGTCGAAGCTTGCGGCGGAGGTCCGATCGTAACAATCATGCAAACATCAAAACTGTTGGGTGCAAACAAATCAAAAATTTTGTATAGATGCGATTCGAGTGAAGCAAGCGGAGATTTTAGACAAGTCGTTGGATACTTATCTGCAGTGTTTTATAAGTCAAATCAAAAATAAAAATTCAATCCGTCAGTCGACTGATTAAAATTATAATTCAAAAAGAATATTTGAATTCACCAACTGCAGCATGAAGCAAAACAAAAAAATAATAGGGTAAAAGTTATAACTGTGTGAAGAAATTCAGAATTTGCATAATCGGAGCTGGAAGAGTAGGGTCTGCACTTGCCAAACATTTTTACTCAACTGGAATTCAAATTGAACAGATCGTTGATTACGACATTAAAAAGGCAAAGAATCTTGCAGTGAGAACAAATTCCAAAATGTTCTCAAATAAATTAGACATTCTTTCTGAGTATACAAATATTATTTGTATTTCAGTTCAAGACCGAAATATTCAAGAAGTAGTTAATTACTTCTTGGAAAAACACATTATATTAAATTCCGTTTTTGTTTTTCATACTTCCGGTAGTGAAACGTCGGAAGTTTTAAAGCCGCTAAAAAAATTGGGAGCGGAAGTTTTCTCGTTCCATCCATTGTTCAGCTTTGCGTCTGAAAAAATAAATTATGACTTATTAAATACTTTTGTTGCTGTTGAATCAGATTCACGAAGAGCAATTAATTTTGCTGAAATATTTTGCAAGGAAATTAATTGTAAATCAATTGTAATTCAAAAAGACAAAAAAGCACTCTATCATGCTTTTGCTGTGCTCATTTCAAACTATTTAGCCATCCTCCTCAGCAAAGCAGAGAACTCAATACTAAACAAGAAGTCAAAGATTAAACCTGAACAGTTATACAAACCCTTGATTGAATCTACTTTGAAAAATATTGAGATACTTGGAGTTGAAGAAGGATTGACGGGGCCAATCGTTCGTGGTGATAATGAAACAATTGAAAAAAACATCTCAGCACTAAAAGAATATTATCCAGAATTGGCAGATATTTATAAGAGCTTTATGAAATTGGTCAAATGAAAATATTCTATTAAGTCTAAAAGTATCATACTATTAATTTCAAAAAGAATTCTATAGCTAAACTTAAATTGATATAGTTTTTATGTGGATAAAGTCTAGAAGGGTCAATTAATAAAAGTTGGTTCTATTTCTCATTTATTAGTCTTTCAACCACTTGAACAAATCGAATCATTTCTTTAAAATCCACTTCATCTTCTTCTAGCGTAAATACTTTCATGTCCTCATAGTCTCCTTTCGTTCTCTTTTCCAACGCAGTTAAATAAATTCTACCAATTTCAGTTTTCACTTTACCTGTTTTCACAAAAGTCCGATTGAACCAACCCATTAATTGATGATGCTTGGACGTTGAATAATTATTCTTGATTGCTAATGCCATTACAATGTAAAAGAGTATAATAAATTCTATTTTCAGCATTAAAAAGATTTTTCATTTTAATCGCATCATCAGCTTCCTTTATTGTCTCTTTCGCTCTATCTATTCTATATCTTATAAGTAGGTCTTTATCAACTGCCATAAAATATTCCTTCCTTTTTAACATTTTCTCTGAAAGGAGTGACTGGATCTAAAATTTCAGAATGGGAATAAATCTTGCAATCGATAATAACATCATACTCGAGCATAAAATCATAGATTACGGCTGTTATTTCTTTTTCAAATTTCCAATCTATTTCACGGCCAAATGCAAAAAGTAAATCATAATCAGAATCCTCTTCGTGGCTTCCGCTTGCTCTTGAACCAAAGAAATATATCCCTTCAAAATCAGAATATTTAGATTTTAAAGGAGATGAAATCTCTTTAATGATGATTTCAATTTAATTCATTATTAATTATAAAATAAGCTTAGTACTAGTGTAGTTCAATTTATTTCTCTGTACAATTTAAAATTCTTGAATTTGCTATCAAAACAGTCATTAAC
This sequence is a window from Ignavibacteria bacterium. Protein-coding genes within it:
- the amrA gene encoding AmmeMemoRadiSam system protein A; this translates as MNFSKEEKKLLLQIARDSISEGLRKGGGVNFSLELPPHLKEKYGVFVTLTLDDELRGCIGYILGFSPLFEQVYDAAKKAAFEDPRFAPLSAEELDFIDIEISVLSVPKRIKSIDEIKIGKHGLIIEKDTHHGLLLPQVAVKYNWNSEEFLDHTCQKAGLRKHDWKSPQTKIEIFSATIFSEKEVLRSK
- the amrB gene encoding AmmeMemoRadiSam system protein B, producing the protein MEVREPAVSGMFYERDPKKLKAEIEGFIAEAKPSKIDGEIIGMVSPHAGYFYSGKTAAYGYSHLLKQEYETVVVISPSHYEYFDGASIFDGHAYLTPFGLVEIDSKLRETLSESKSLIQISKKGHGREHALEVQLPFLQSTLKKFKLLPIVIGNQSEEVCNSLAEILAEETHGRKILFVASSDLSHYHSHELADSLDSRIHTHIENFDSESLMTDFENQKVEACGGGPIVTIMQTSKLLGANKSKILYRCDSSEASGDFRQVVGYLSAVFYKSNQK
- a CDS encoding DUF2520 domain-containing protein, which encodes MKKFRICIIGAGRVGSALAKHFYSTGIQIEQIVDYDIKKAKNLAVRTNSKMFSNKLDILSEYTNIICISVQDRNIQEVVNYFLEKHIILNSVFVFHTSGSETSEVLKPLKKLGAEVFSFHPLFSFASEKINYDLLNTFVAVESDSRRAINFAEIFCKEINCKSIVIQKDKKALYHAFAVLISNYLAILLSKAENSILNKKSKIKPEQLYKPLIESTLKNIEILGVEEGLTGPIVRGDNETIEKNISALKEYYPELADIYKSFMKLVK
- a CDS encoding HEPN domain-containing protein, which produces MLKIEFIILFYIVMALAIKNNYSTSKHHQLMGWFNRTFVKTGKVKTEIGRIYLTALEKRTKGDYEDMKVFTLEEDEVDFKEMIRFVQVVERLINEK
- a CDS encoding nucleotidyltransferase domain-containing protein, which codes for MEIIIKEISSPLKSKYSDFEGIYFFGSRASGSHEEDSDYDLLFAFGREIDWKFEKEITAVIYDFMLEYDVIIDCKIYSHSEILDPVTPFRENVKKEGIFYGS